One window of the bacterium genome contains the following:
- a CDS encoding glycosyltransferase family 39 protein — protein sequence METPQPEAAPKTAPARAASGFCVHLVVAYALVAAVLAARAFLFRSEYLGKIWLSPLFTYWDPRFSWRLLPAAAAVAGGTALLVWGVRARKHWVLPLGAFVNVAAISLGPAFGRTYPLLALNRYLLNMRAVFDVPNVFAGYVEAMKNLSSLGRTRPGLTFWSLGLVDRLCESNIYGILFAYVAAAAAAVWVLYAAARVITGREEALLAAALFACSPALLFFGAGPVGLYCLLGTALLALGLKAASSPTPRRWAAAAGVVLAVALLTYFPLGIYVAVFATFGVAAAVSGRRWTKAGLAWLLAPAVAATALAAFQLATGYDHLAVFKTACRANQELPSAGNNAFVLIGRLFGRHAETASKAAARPYWFYAFGNLFTAFVAVGIPVGILYLRGVFRIIRQKQTRRSFYGATTVGFLLVFLAFNFSGLVLGEVERVWLFLYPAFFVAAGAELAGLARRRCGGKLVVGVFALVMLQSFVYKIFLF from the coding sequence GTGGAAACGCCGCAGCCTGAAGCCGCACCCAAAACCGCCCCGGCGCGCGCGGCGTCGGGTTTTTGCGTCCACCTCGTCGTCGCCTACGCCCTCGTCGCGGCGGTTCTCGCCGCCCGGGCATTTCTCTTCCGCTCGGAATACCTGGGCAAGATTTGGCTCTCGCCACTTTTTACGTACTGGGACCCTCGTTTTTCGTGGCGCCTCCTCCCCGCGGCCGCGGCCGTCGCCGGCGGCACGGCGCTGTTGGTATGGGGCGTTCGCGCGCGTAAGCACTGGGTACTCCCGCTGGGCGCGTTCGTGAACGTCGCCGCCATAAGCCTCGGGCCGGCCTTCGGGCGGACGTACCCCCTCCTCGCGCTCAACAGGTACCTCCTCAATATGCGCGCCGTCTTCGACGTACCCAACGTCTTCGCGGGCTACGTCGAAGCCATGAAAAACCTCAGCTCGCTGGGCCGCACGCGCCCGGGCCTTACGTTTTGGTCCCTGGGCCTCGTCGACCGTTTGTGCGAAAGCAATATTTACGGCATATTGTTCGCGTACGTCGCGGCCGCCGCGGCCGCCGTGTGGGTATTGTACGCCGCGGCGCGGGTCATAACCGGCCGGGAGGAAGCGCTACTGGCGGCGGCGTTGTTCGCGTGCTCGCCGGCGCTTCTCTTCTTCGGCGCGGGCCCCGTCGGGTTGTATTGTCTTTTAGGAACCGCCTTGCTGGCGCTGGGGTTAAAGGCCGCCTCGTCGCCGACGCCCCGGCGCTGGGCCGCCGCCGCCGGCGTCGTCCTCGCCGTCGCGCTGCTGACGTACTTCCCGCTCGGGATATACGTCGCCGTATTCGCGACCTTCGGCGTCGCCGCGGCGGTTTCGGGGCGGCGGTGGACGAAGGCCGGCCTGGCGTGGCTGCTCGCTCCCGCGGTCGCGGCCACGGCGCTCGCCGCGTTCCAGCTCGCCACCGGCTACGACCACCTCGCCGTATTCAAGACGGCGTGCCGGGCCAACCAGGAGCTCCCGTCGGCGGGGAACAACGCGTTCGTATTAATAGGCCGGTTGTTCGGGCGCCACGCGGAAACGGCGAGCAAGGCCGCGGCGCGGCCGTACTGGTTTTACGCGTTCGGCAACCTCTTCACGGCCTTCGTCGCGGTCGGCATCCCGGTCGGCATATTATACCTACGCGGCGTCTTCCGGATAATCCGGCAAAAGCAAACCCGCCGCTCGTTTTACGGCGCGACCACGGTAGGCTTCCTGCTGGTATTCCTGGCCTTTAACTTCTCCGGGTTGGTCCTGGGCGAAGTGGAGCGCGTGTGGCTGTTCCTGTATCCGGCGTTCTTCGTGGCCGCGGGGGCGGAGCTGGCCGGCCTTGCG